DNA from Chloroflexota bacterium:
ATTCATGCTCTAACTGCAATTAAGAGTGAATATTGGGCAGTTGAAGAGGCAGTGGATGAGAATCTTAGCATACTAAACACAAGAATAGAACATTTACTTTGTGGGGGAGATGATGGCGAATCAGGCAATAAAGTGTAAACACTACGACTCAGAATCAGTATGCTGCAATCCTCTGCTTTGTCAGTTGCTTGGTCGGCCACTTCTGCCCGACTACTCGCCTGACACATGCACGACGATTGGTAGCCAATGCACATGCTTGGAATGCTATCACAGAGAGTAAGCAATGAACTTTGACCTTGTTAATGCCACGCACTCGGACACTGTTCAGCTTCCGATTAGCCTTGAGACGGGAGAATACCCTCTCCACGCTCGTGCGTCTGTCGTAGATATCCTGCCAGTCAGCGTCTTCTGGATAAGCTCGAACAGCCCTCTTATGCGATGGGTTCGTCTTGATGATCGGAACTGCCCTGTATTGCCGACGAATCAGGTGTCTGACCGCCTCACTGCAATAGCCAGCATCCGCGATAACATACTCAGGATGAAACTTGCTGTTGATCCAGCGTGCTTGGCTCAAGAGTGTGGACGCAGCCTTTGTTTCATGCTTATTCCCACTCATGACATGGACTGCCAAAGGGAGTTCATGGGTCGTATCCACCAACAGGGAGACCTTGTATCCCCAGGTGAACTTGCCACGACCATTAGTAGCATTCTTGATAATCCATCCAGCATCCTTGTCCGTAGGCTTCAAGTGCGCCCCATTCGACCATGCCTTGATATCAGTGGCATCCATAGCTACCGAATCCCCAAACGCAGGGAGTGTGCGATAACACTTCCGAGTGAGCTTGTGGAAAACCTGATTTACTTGCCCTCTCATAAGCCTCTTGGACAGCTTCGTGAAGAACCTAGAGAAAGTCGGCTGACTCGGAATGCTCTCTGGAGAGTCAATGCCACAAGCCTTGGCAACGTAGGGGTTGTCATGGAGAAGACGGATCAGGTCAGAGACAGACGGCCTACCCAAGAGATAATATGCCACAAAGCAGTGCCAAAGTATCTCAGGGTCATACCCATGTGGCCCTCGTCTTCGTGGCCCCCTGAGTGCTTCAAGAAGTTCCTCATCACATTGAGAAAGCTCGGCCAACACTGCCTTAATCTCCTGAACCACAGGAGGCAGTGGAGACTCTTGACGAAGTGTTCTAACATTAGTGTAGGCCATTTGGAAGCTAACCCTTCCTTTTGGTTGGGAGTCGCTGGTGTTACAAGCACTGGCGACTCCGCCTTTACTATTTCTACTTCAAACTGTATTCAGTATACCATACATCGTATGGATTGTCAAATGGATTGGGTATTGACATGACCATACTTTGTATGGTATAAGATGACACCATGAGAGATGTACAAACGAAAATAACTAAACTCCAAAAGAAAGGCTGGACACTTGCTGCCATAGCCGATGAAGTTGGTGTTACTGTAAATGCCGTCGAGAAGTGGAAGGCTGGAGATCGTTACCCTGCAAATAGCAAGGCCGTTATTAGCCTCTTAGAAAAGATAGGGCAAAAGAAACGGATACCTAAGAAACGCAGGCGTAGGTAATAGGGGGATAAGACTAGATGCCACGACCAGTTGCAGAAAGAAAAAGACGCATACGAATGCTCCATGCTGGCTGTCTTTCTCTTTCCGTAGCCATGATGATTGCAGCAATACCGTTGATTGTATACAAGTCAGAGCGACTTCTAGGCATCATCTTGGCTATTTCCGCCGTAGCTTCCCTTTGGGCGATTATTGAAGATATGATCAAGACTGAAGAGAAACTTCAAAGAGACCAAGATAAGGAAGAGCAAGATGAAAGACTACGGCAAGCAGAGGGGGAACTGGACAAGCACATCCAGACGGCTCTGAGGAAGATGGAATCCTTGGGCGGTTCCTACGGAAATGAGGAGAATGCCAATCAGCAGCTTTGCCTTATGCTCAGGGAACTGATGCCTGGGGTTGATGTCCAGCTTGTAAAACCTGGGAGGGCAGGTGAAGGAAAGGGCGACATCAGGATAGGGAATACGATCATAGAAGGCAAACTGGACTTGGAAGACAAACATGAAATGGACAGGCTGGTAGGCCAACTACAGGACTATTGCAGCAGTACGCCTTGCCAAGTAAGGGTCGTGGTTTACGGTAGACTGCGCTCAGACTTCCGACGACGCATAGAGGGTCTGCCTCAATACTACAATAGAATCCTGCTTCACCACATAGGCGGTATGAAGACAAGAAGACCTGACGGTAAGCAGTTCACGGATGAGTACGATTCTTGAAATATCGAATTATGAATAACGCTCAATTGCTCGTGGCTTTGGGCCAATGCTATAATTAGGCTTCTTCAGCCAAGAGCGTCTGCTTTTAGGGGAACTGCACTGAAATGAAGCTGAGTAGTGAGGAAGTAAAGCACCTGGCCCTCCTGATCCGCCTGGGTCTCAGCGAGGATGATGTAGAAAGATTCAGGGAACAACTCTCCAACATCCTCGAAAACTTCGAGATATTGCAGCAGGTGGATACCACCAATGTGGCACCTACAGCTCCCTCCATTGCCCTCGAAAACGTCTTCAGGGATGACGAGGCTACCCCATCACTCCCTGTTGGCAGAGTGCTCGCCAATGCCCCCAACCAGGAAGAAAACCATTTCAAGGTACGTGCGGTGCTTGAGCAGTAGAAATGAATCTCTGTCAATTGACTGCCCATGAGGCAGGTGATCTGCTCCGTCGCCGTGAAGTCTCCTCCCTCGAGCTAACGAAGACTATCCTCGACCGAATATCAAACGTGGACAAGAAAGTTCACGCCTTTGTGACCGTTAGCGGGGATCTGGCCTTAAAGCAAGCACAAGAAGCCGACCAGAGAATAGCAAGGGGCGAGGCCACACCGCTCACCGGCATCCCTGCAGTGATCAAGGACAACATGTGCACCAACGGGGTGCGCACCACCTGCAGCTCCAGGATGCTGGAAAACTTCATACCGCCCTATGATGCCACAGTCGTGGAGAGACTAAATGCTGCCGGAATGGTCATGCTGGGCAAGGCCAATATGGATGAATTCGCCATGGGGTCTTCCACCGAACACTCCGCCTTTTCCCCCACCCATAACCCGTGGGACCTGAGCCGTGTCCCTGGCGGCAGCAGCGGGGGCTCCACGGTGGTTGTAGCTGCCGACGAGGCTATCTATGCCCTTGGTTCTGACACCGGCGGGAGCATCCGCCAGCCTGCCGGATTCTGCAACGTAGTGGGCTTCAAACCAACGTACGGAAGGGTTTCCCGTTTTGGACTGATAGCCTTTGCCAGCTCTCTTGATCAGATCGGGCCTTTAACAAAAGACGTCACCGACTGCGCCATCGTCATGAATGCCATCTCCGGCCACGACTCCAGAGATTCCACATCACTACCTCACGCCGTGCCTGATTACACCAAGTCGCTTATCCCCCACCTCCAGGGACTGCGCCTGGGGGTGCCCCAGGAGTACTTTGTCTCCGGGATGCAAAAGGGCGTAGCGGATGCCATGCACAGCGCCATCAAGCGACTGGAGGAACTGGGAGCCAAGATAGAGTGGGATGTATCCTTACCTCATACGCGATATGCCCTGGCTGCTTACTATATCATCGCTCCCTCAGAGGCCTCAGCTAATCTGGCCCGCTACGACGGAGTGAAGTACGGTTTCTCCGCCCGGGACGCTAACAGTATGTGGGACGCCCTGCGAAAGACCAAACAGTTTGGTTTTGGGGCCGAGGTGAAACGGCGCATCATGCTGGGCACCTATGCCCTCTCGGCAGGCTATTACGATGCTTACTATCTGAAGGCCCAGAAGGTACGCACCCTGATAAGACAGGAATTCGACCATGCCTTTGAAAAGTTCGATGCTCTGATCACGCCCACCTCTCCCACAGTGCCCTTCAAAATCGGTGAGAAGGTGGATGATCCAGTGCAGATGTACCTCAGTGATGTCTGCACTCTGCCCATCAATATCGCCGGAGTCCCGGCCATCTCCATTCCCGCCGGCTTTGTCGATGGACTCCCCGCAGGCATGCAGATCATCGGCAAGCCTCTCAGCGAAGAGACCCTGCTGCGCATTGCCTTCGCCTATGAACAGTCCACTGATTGGCATAAGAAGAAACCACCACTATAAGGTGAGTAGCTTTAAGATTCATACCAGGAGGCTTGTTTTGAAATGATGCAGAACCTCGATGTTCTCAAGATTGTTGATCAGCTCTGTGAGAAGCTGCAGAATACTGAGTTTGGAGACTATGATTCGGAAGACGAT
Protein-coding regions in this window:
- the gatC gene encoding Asp-tRNA(Asn)/Glu-tRNA(Gln) amidotransferase subunit GatC, giving the protein MKLSSEEVKHLALLIRLGLSEDDVERFREQLSNILENFEILQQVDTTNVAPTAPSIALENVFRDDEATPSLPVGRVLANAPNQEENHFKVRAVLEQ
- the gatA gene encoding Asp-tRNA(Asn)/Glu-tRNA(Gln) amidotransferase subunit GatA, with the protein product MNLCQLTAHEAGDLLRRREVSSLELTKTILDRISNVDKKVHAFVTVSGDLALKQAQEADQRIARGEATPLTGIPAVIKDNMCTNGVRTTCSSRMLENFIPPYDATVVERLNAAGMVMLGKANMDEFAMGSSTEHSAFSPTHNPWDLSRVPGGSSGGSTVVVAADEAIYALGSDTGGSIRQPAGFCNVVGFKPTYGRVSRFGLIAFASSLDQIGPLTKDVTDCAIVMNAISGHDSRDSTSLPHAVPDYTKSLIPHLQGLRLGVPQEYFVSGMQKGVADAMHSAIKRLEELGAKIEWDVSLPHTRYALAAYYIIAPSEASANLARYDGVKYGFSARDANSMWDALRKTKQFGFGAEVKRRIMLGTYALSAGYYDAYYLKAQKVRTLIRQEFDHAFEKFDALITPTSPTVPFKIGEKVDDPVQMYLSDVCTLPINIAGVPAISIPAGFVDGLPAGMQIIGKPLSEETLLRIAFAYEQSTDWHKKKPPL
- a CDS encoding transposase encodes the protein MAYTNVRTLRQESPLPPVVQEIKAVLAELSQCDEELLEALRGPRRRGPHGYDPEILWHCFVAYYLLGRPSVSDLIRLLHDNPYVAKACGIDSPESIPSQPTFSRFFTKLSKRLMRGQVNQVFHKLTRKCYRTLPAFGDSVAMDATDIKAWSNGAHLKPTDKDAGWIIKNATNGRGKFTWGYKVSLLVDTTHELPLAVHVMSGNKHETKAASTLLSQARWINSKFHPEYVIADAGYCSEAVRHLIRRQYRAVPIIKTNPSHKRAVRAYPEDADWQDIYDRRTSVERVFSRLKANRKLNSVRVRGINKVKVHCLLSVIAFQACALATNRRACVRRVVGQKWPTKQLTKQRIAAY